The following proteins are co-located in the Methanobacterium aggregans genome:
- a CDS encoding DEAD/DEAH box helicase: protein MAKQIHNNKSHPSKESGRWIQHSLIKPGKIEARLYQQVLAAGVLKKGNSMIVAPTALGKTIVAALVAAERLKKFPESKVLLLAPSKPLVIQHEESFKEFLKAPSASLTGAVNPKERIKRWNASQIICATPQTVESDVISGRYSLKDVSLLVFDECHRGVGSYSYVYLADKYSKEGENKLSLGLTASPGWNNEKIKEVCENLFIKDVVIKTEEDTDVEPYFNPVEVKWIKVDLKPELKEIKSHMDNALKARLKTLKRMGILRSISNVSKREVLIAQGKAQRRIGSSARPPKKCFLAVSLLTAVINILHSVELLETQGVSTLHSYFRRFKKKKTKAAKSLMNDPEFYTAMELTEKAFQEDIEHPKLEKLIKILEKELKNPDSKIIVFSQFRDTVNNIYDKCLENNINAVKFFGQASRDTEKGLTQKKQKEIIKDFKKGVYDVLISTSVAEEGIDIPSVDLVVLYEPVPSEIRMIQRRGRTGRKNKGKMIILITKGTRDESYYWSSINKEKKMKKQLSTSYRNDDVSFKEMKDNFVGTFKESKAAEFKDEIEHSESKDSSKSLDQTKKVLNQTQEGNDPETMDTKESDREDNIFRPVIYADSREGNSSVLRELDGLDVKIRVKGLAVADYQVSDDVAIERKTVKDFISSIMDKRLHKQAKELVENFKKPLMIIEGDNLYSGFVHPNAVRGALASIAVDFGIPIIPTRSEADTAAMITRIALREQSREKKAVQIRTEKKPLTTWEQQLYIVESLPNVGPVTARKLLEEFKTVKSIVNAGEDELKKVDGIGDKIAKGIVSVVGSGFKTIDGRKVYLKNQSRISVKKED, encoded by the coding sequence ATGGCCAAACAGATACATAACAATAAGTCCCACCCATCAAAGGAATCTGGGAGGTGGATCCAACACTCCCTGATAAAGCCGGGTAAAATTGAGGCAAGGCTGTACCAGCAGGTTCTGGCTGCAGGTGTACTTAAAAAGGGCAACAGTATGATCGTGGCCCCTACAGCCCTTGGAAAAACTATCGTTGCTGCACTGGTTGCTGCAGAACGGCTTAAAAAGTTTCCAGAGTCCAAGGTTCTGCTGCTGGCACCTTCAAAACCCCTGGTTATCCAGCATGAGGAGAGCTTCAAAGAATTTCTGAAGGCGCCTTCAGCATCACTAACAGGGGCTGTAAACCCTAAAGAAAGAATTAAACGATGGAATGCTTCTCAGATAATTTGTGCAACTCCCCAAACAGTTGAATCTGATGTTATATCTGGAAGGTATTCTTTAAAGGATGTTTCACTCCTTGTTTTTGATGAATGTCATCGTGGTGTGGGTTCCTATTCATACGTTTACTTGGCAGATAAGTACAGTAAGGAGGGTGAAAATAAGCTCAGCCTTGGACTTACAGCTTCTCCGGGATGGAACAATGAAAAGATAAAAGAAGTCTGTGAAAATCTGTTTATAAAGGACGTTGTAATTAAAACTGAAGAAGATACTGATGTTGAACCCTACTTCAATCCTGTAGAAGTTAAATGGATTAAAGTGGATTTAAAACCTGAATTAAAGGAAATAAAATCCCATATGGATAATGCCCTCAAGGCTCGTTTGAAAACCCTGAAACGAATGGGGATATTAAGGTCAATATCCAACGTCAGTAAGCGAGAGGTTCTCATTGCACAGGGAAAGGCCCAGAGGAGAATAGGGAGTAGTGCTAGACCTCCTAAAAAATGTTTCCTTGCAGTTTCTCTTTTAACAGCTGTTATAAACATTCTTCATTCCGTTGAACTGCTTGAAACCCAGGGTGTAAGCACGTTGCACAGTTACTTCAGGCGTTTCAAGAAGAAAAAAACCAAGGCCGCAAAAAGCCTCATGAATGATCCTGAATTTTACACTGCAATGGAACTTACAGAAAAAGCATTTCAGGAAGACATAGAACATCCGAAACTTGAAAAATTGATTAAAATACTTGAAAAGGAGCTTAAAAATCCTGATTCAAAGATCATAGTTTTCAGCCAGTTCAGGGACACTGTGAACAACATATACGATAAATGTCTTGAAAATAACATAAATGCGGTTAAATTCTTTGGACAGGCATCCAGAGATACTGAAAAGGGTTTAACCCAAAAAAAGCAGAAGGAAATAATAAAGGACTTCAAAAAGGGCGTTTACGATGTTCTGATATCTACCAGTGTTGCTGAGGAGGGTATAGACATTCCATCGGTTGATCTGGTTGTACTATACGAGCCAGTTCCTTCAGAGATAAGAATGATACAGCGCCGTGGAAGAACTGGTCGAAAGAACAAAGGAAAAATGATCATCCTCATAACCAAGGGGACACGGGATGAATCTTACTACTGGTCCAGCATCAACAAGGAAAAGAAGATGAAGAAACAGCTCTCAACGAGTTACAGAAATGATGATGTGTCCTTCAAAGAAATGAAAGATAATTTTGTTGGAACTTTCAAAGAATCCAAAGCTGCTGAATTTAAGGATGAAATTGAACATTCTGAATCAAAGGATTCATCAAAGAGTTTAGATCAGACAAAAAAGGTTTTGAATCAGACACAAGAAGGAAATGATCCTGAAACAATGGATACAAAAGAAAGTGATAGGGAAGACAATATTTTCAGACCTGTTATTTATGCAGATTCTAGAGAAGGTAATTCTTCTGTTTTAAGGGAACTTGATGGGTTAGATGTTAAAATAAGGGTTAAAGGTCTTGCAGTTGCAGATTATCAGGTCAGTGATGATGTTGCAATTGAAAGAAAAACTGTAAAAGATTTTATAAGTTCTATTATGGATAAAAGACTCCATAAACAGGCAAAAGAACTGGTTGAAAACTTCAAAAAACCCTTGATGATCATTGAGGGGGACAACCTTTACTCTGGATTTGTGCATCCAAATGCTGTGAGAGGTGCCCTTGCATCCATAGCAGTGGACTTTGGAATTCCAATAATACCAACACGTTCTGAGGCAGATACTGCGGCCATGATAACACGAATCGCATTGAGGGAGCAGAGCCGTGAAAAAAAGGCCGTGCAGATAAGAACTGAAAAAAAACCTCTGACAACATGGGAGCAGCAGCTTTATATAGTTGAATCCCTGCCAAATGTGGGTCCAGTAACTGCAAGAAAGCTTCTTGAAGAATTTAAAACTGTTAAAAGTATTGTAAATGCTGGAGAAGATGAACTCAAAAAGGTTGATGGTATTGGGGATAAAATTGCTAAAGGAATAGTTTCAGTGGTTGGTTCAGGGTTCAAAACAATTGATGGAAGGAAGGTTTACCTTAAAAATCAAAGCCGCATCAGTGTGAAGAAGGAAGATTGA
- a CDS encoding tRNA (adenine-N1)-methyltransferase, with the protein MRILVDERDKKYMVGDKEFHTDFGVIKEEDIISSKAGDVLKTHLGKEFKVMEPNINDYIDMMERKCSIILQKDIGMVVAFTGLGNGCKVVDAGTGAGATAMHFANVVGPEGNVTSYEVREDFAEIAKRNVEGFGFKNLEVKCADVTEGISEDSLDLVFLDLPKPWDVADYAMESLKNGGHIAAYTPYMEQFQTFSRILKKVGFSDVKVLECIVREIEVKAKGTRPKTRMAGHTGYLTFGRKL; encoded by the coding sequence TTGCGTATTCTGGTTGATGAAAGGGATAAAAAGTACATGGTTGGTGATAAGGAGTTCCACACAGACTTCGGAGTCATTAAAGAAGAGGATATAATTTCAAGTAAAGCTGGTGATGTTTTAAAAACACATCTTGGAAAAGAATTCAAAGTTATGGAACCAAATATAAATGATTACATTGATATGATGGAAAGGAAGTGTTCAATAATCCTTCAAAAGGATATTGGAATGGTTGTGGCATTCACCGGACTGGGGAACGGATGTAAAGTTGTTGATGCAGGTACTGGGGCTGGAGCCACTGCAATGCACTTCGCCAATGTTGTGGGGCCTGAAGGTAACGTGACAAGCTATGAGGTGCGTGAAGATTTTGCAGAAATTGCGAAACGTAACGTGGAAGGATTTGGATTCAAAAACCTTGAAGTTAAATGTGCAGATGTTACAGAAGGTATTTCAGAAGATAGCCTGGATCTCGTGTTTTTGGATCTGCCCAAACCATGGGACGTTGCAGATTACGCCATGGAATCCCTTAAAAATGGGGGACACATTGCAGCTTACACCCCCTACATGGAACAGTTCCAAACCTTCAGCAGAATCCTTAAAAAAGTTGGATTTTCAGATGTAAAGGTTTTAGAATGTATTGTAAGGGAAATAGAAGTTAAAGCTAAGGGAACCAGACCAAAAACTCGTATGGCAGGACATACAGGTTATTTAACCTTTGGAAGAAAGTTGTGA
- the pyrB gene encoding aspartate carbamoyltransferase, whose translation MGFDQENIISIRDFSIEDVEYILKLAEKMEPIARSKKPSNVLAGKILGMLFYEPSTRTRLSFETSMKRLGGSTVGFAEAGVSSATKGENLNDTVKIVSEYVDAIVIRHNMEGTARYVSDLVDVPVINAGDGAGQHPSQTLLDLYTMKRVLGKIEDLNVSLIGDLKYGRTVHSLVYALAMFGVNMNFVSPPELRMPKGILHDLSKTGVSIKETDDIKDVLNKSDVLYVTRIQKERFPDPEEYSRIKGAYMIDLNLLEGTETIVMHPLPRIDEISHDVDDSVYGKYFQQAFYGVPVRMAILETMIKGF comes from the coding sequence ATGGGCTTCGATCAGGAAAATATCATTTCAATAAGAGATTTCAGTATAGAAGATGTTGAGTACATCCTTAAGTTAGCAGAAAAAATGGAACCCATTGCAAGGTCAAAGAAACCTTCCAATGTTCTTGCAGGGAAAATACTTGGAATGCTATTTTATGAACCATCAACAAGAACCAGGCTTTCATTTGAAACTTCCATGAAAAGATTAGGTGGAAGTACCGTGGGATTTGCAGAGGCGGGTGTGAGTTCAGCTACTAAAGGAGAAAATCTGAATGATACTGTTAAAATAGTCTCAGAGTATGTTGATGCAATTGTTATAAGACATAACATGGAAGGTACAGCCAGGTACGTTTCAGATCTTGTGGATGTACCAGTTATAAATGCTGGAGACGGTGCAGGACAGCATCCAAGCCAAACTCTTTTGGATCTTTACACCATGAAGAGGGTGCTTGGAAAAATAGAAGATCTGAATGTTTCACTCATAGGAGACCTTAAATATGGTAGAACGGTCCATTCGCTTGTTTATGCACTTGCAATGTTTGGAGTGAATATGAACTTTGTTTCCCCTCCAGAACTTAGAATGCCAAAGGGAATACTTCATGATTTGAGCAAAACAGGAGTTTCAATTAAGGAAACGGATGATATTAAAGATGTTCTTAATAAATCAGATGTTCTTTATGTTACAAGGATACAGAAAGAAAGATTCCCAGACCCTGAAGAGTACTCCCGAATTAAAGGAGCTTATATGATAGATTTAAATCTTCTTGAAGGAACAGAAACCATAGTCATGCATCCACTCCCAAGGATCGATGAAATATCTCATGATGTTGATGATAGTGTATATGGAAAGTACTTCCAACAGGCATTTTATGGAGTACCTGTGCGTATGGCCATCCTTGAAACAATGATAAAGGGTTTTTAA
- a CDS encoding orc1/cdc6 family replication initiation protein: MNIFEELGEKKTIFKCKKFLDHRFLPDKLPHREEQIKSVAKYWVEALGNVTPPDVTIYGKTGTGKTAVAKFARKQLEEISKNKNVNVRVEYIRCTDYTTEYQVIARLCQQMGHDVPYRGWTKAEVINAFRNLFKKNVFGKDLILIIILDEIDILLKNDGDGLLYTLTRTENVSIASISNFVDFKQFIKPRVRSSLRDREIVFPPYNAQQLVDILNERSQLSFKENVLHEDVIPLCAALAAKEEGDARYALDLLRTSGELADEKGSETVLESYVREAKDHIEHNKVTDIVMTLPSQQQKVLESIIYLTKRKEEITSGRLYDVYKEISKGDSVSYRRIFDFINELEMLGLISTKTISRGRGKGRTNIIDLQCEMSLLEDAIWS, from the coding sequence ATGAATATTTTTGAAGAATTAGGTGAAAAGAAAACGATTTTTAAATGCAAAAAATTTCTTGATCATAGATTTTTGCCTGATAAATTACCCCACAGGGAAGAACAAATAAAATCAGTTGCGAAATACTGGGTGGAAGCTTTAGGAAATGTAACTCCTCCAGATGTTACCATCTACGGTAAAACTGGAACTGGAAAAACTGCAGTTGCAAAATTCGCTCGAAAGCAACTTGAAGAAATTTCAAAAAACAAAAATGTTAACGTGAGGGTTGAATACATTCGATGCACAGATTACACAACTGAATATCAAGTTATTGCCAGACTATGTCAACAGATGGGACATGATGTTCCATACAGAGGCTGGACTAAAGCCGAAGTTATTAATGCATTCAGAAATCTTTTTAAAAAGAACGTTTTTGGCAAGGATCTTATATTAATCATAATCCTCGATGAAATTGATATCCTCCTTAAAAATGATGGTGATGGTCTTCTTTACACTTTAACAAGGACTGAAAATGTTTCAATTGCATCAATAAGTAACTTCGTTGATTTTAAACAGTTCATAAAACCAAGGGTTAGGAGCAGCCTGAGGGACCGTGAAATTGTTTTCCCACCTTACAATGCACAGCAGCTTGTGGATATATTAAATGAAAGATCACAGCTTTCCTTTAAAGAAAATGTTCTTCATGAAGATGTTATACCTCTCTGTGCAGCTCTTGCAGCTAAGGAGGAGGGTGATGCAAGGTACGCACTGGATCTTCTCAGAACTTCAGGAGAACTTGCAGATGAAAAAGGCTCTGAAACTGTTCTTGAAAGCTATGTAAGGGAAGCAAAAGACCATATTGAACATAACAAAGTTACTGATATTGTAATGACCCTCCCAAGTCAACAACAAAAGGTTTTAGAATCCATAATTTACCTAACCAAAAGAAAAGAAGAAATAACATCCGGAAGACTCTATGATGTTTACAAGGAAATATCTAAGGGTGATTCAGTTTCTTACAGACGTATATTTGATTTTATAAATGAATTGGAAATGCTTGGCCTCATATCAACTAAAACAATCTCAAGGGGTCGTGGAAAGGGAAGAACCAACATCATAGATCTTCAATGTGAAATGTCCCTCCTTGAAGATGCAATATGGAGCTAA
- a CDS encoding cobalamin biosynthesis protein translates to MDPTSLILIILIALVIDVLFGELPSKIHPVVLMGKFIDYFKNFKETYPVFDNKFFGSLFTISLIILFSGIFILILYLSSFNYSLLIIISSILISTTFSIKLLLSSAASVKSDLNQDLNKARKSISYLVSRDTSQLSEENIVSAVIETLTENITDSIVSPLFYTFLFGVLGGIAYRVVNTLDAMIGYKNPENIYIGWFPAKFDDLLNYLPARITGILVTLAALLLRFDWKNSYRIMRRDARKTPSPNSGYSMAAAAGALGIKLKKIGSYELGDDLNPLIPEKIDEAIVLTKLTTLLFIIFASIIFGSFTLLIKLII, encoded by the coding sequence ATGGATCCAACATCATTAATTCTAATCATTTTGATTGCACTTGTGATAGATGTACTATTTGGGGAATTACCCTCTAAAATTCATCCCGTTGTTTTAATGGGTAAATTCATAGATTATTTTAAAAATTTTAAGGAAACGTACCCTGTATTTGATAACAAATTTTTTGGTTCACTTTTCACAATTTCTTTGATCATACTATTTTCAGGGATATTTATCCTTATTTTATACCTTTCAAGCTTCAATTACTCCTTATTAATAATTATTTCATCAATTCTTATTTCAACAACCTTTTCAATAAAACTTCTTCTGAGCTCGGCTGCAAGTGTAAAATCTGATCTAAATCAAGATCTAAACAAGGCCCGAAAATCTATTTCATACCTTGTGAGTAGGGATACTTCTCAACTTTCAGAGGAAAACATTGTTTCAGCTGTTATTGAAACCTTAACAGAAAATATAACTGATTCAATTGTTTCACCTCTATTTTACACCTTCCTTTTCGGAGTTCTGGGCGGAATTGCCTACAGGGTTGTGAACACACTTGACGCTATGATTGGCTATAAAAATCCTGAAAACATCTATATAGGATGGTTTCCTGCAAAATTTGATGATTTATTGAATTATTTACCTGCAAGAATTACAGGAATTCTTGTTACACTTGCAGCCTTACTCTTAAGGTTTGATTGGAAAAACTCGTACAGGATCATGAGGAGGGATGCGAGAAAAACTCCCAGCCCTAACTCAGGATACTCCATGGCAGCAGCTGCAGGGGCTTTAGGAATAAAACTTAAAAAAATAGGTTCATATGAACTTGGAGATGATTTAAACCCATTGATTCCTGAAAAAATAGACGAAGCAATTGTGCTGACGAAGTTAACCACACTTCTCTTCATAATATTTGCTTCAATTATATTTGGAAGCTTCACACTTTTAATCAAACTCATTATCTGA
- a CDS encoding cobalt-precorrin 5A hydrolase, which yields MKVAILTVTPKAYELAEIISHELELDPTIIKVDIFHKNVKKTLKNIFNTYDCLIGIMATGIMVRSICGLIKNKMEDPAVLVIDENGKHIISLLSGHFGGGNDFTTKLADLIHADPVVTTATDVNNKLGIDSLANRYHLYVDDPSKIKPINAALIKGESVEIFLNKEFDFLSHETEVENSYIVHSTDSGEHSKILDEFRLNESEMDSKDPNNKHSIEYDSRTIIVSYYGKKLFLTPKKLVAGVGARKGVSKDTVINALESTMKILGLPLKRLDLLSTGDMKRYEHGILDASTELGVPIEIIPKVSLENFEHPDCGRSDFVMEKFGVPGVSEPCAIIAAGNSSNLIFKKTAFNGVTVAISLSN from the coding sequence ATGAAAGTAGCAATACTCACAGTCACCCCAAAAGCTTATGAACTTGCAGAAATCATTTCTCATGAGCTTGAGCTTGATCCAACTATAATTAAGGTGGACATTTTCCATAAAAATGTTAAAAAAACTTTGAAAAATATTTTTAATACCTATGACTGTCTTATTGGTATAATGGCCACTGGAATAATGGTTCGAAGTATTTGCGGCCTTATAAAAAACAAGATGGAAGACCCTGCAGTTCTTGTCATTGATGAAAATGGAAAACATATTATAAGTCTGCTTTCTGGCCATTTTGGGGGTGGGAATGATTTCACAACTAAATTAGCTGATTTAATCCATGCAGATCCTGTTGTAACAACTGCAACAGATGTTAACAATAAATTAGGTATAGATAGTCTTGCAAACCGTTATCATCTTTATGTGGATGATCCTTCAAAGATAAAACCTATAAACGCGGCTCTTATTAAAGGAGAGTCTGTGGAAATATTCTTAAACAAAGAATTTGACTTTTTATCCCATGAAACTGAAGTTGAAAATTCTTACATAGTTCATTCCACTGATTCAGGGGAACATTCAAAAATTTTGGATGAATTTAGATTAAATGAGTCTGAAATGGATTCAAAAGATCCAAATAACAAACATTCTATTGAATATGATTCAAGAACGATAATTGTTTCATATTATGGAAAAAAACTTTTTTTAACCCCCAAAAAACTTGTTGCAGGTGTAGGGGCTAGAAAGGGCGTTTCAAAGGATACTGTTATAAATGCACTTGAATCCACAATGAAAATCTTAGGATTGCCATTAAAAAGATTGGATCTCCTTTCAACTGGAGATATGAAACGTTATGAACATGGAATATTGGATGCTTCCACTGAGCTGGGAGTTCCCATTGAAATAATTCCAAAGGTAAGTTTAGAAAATTTTGAACATCCAGATTGTGGAAGATCTGATTTTGTAATGGAAAAATTTGGGGTTCCAGGGGTTTCAGAACCTTGTGCGATCATTGCAGCTGGAAACTCATCTAATTTAATATTTAAAAAAACAGCTTTCAATGGAGTTACAGTTGCAATATCACTCTCCAATTGA
- a CDS encoding UPF0147 family protein yields the protein MSKEAFDRCNQILQHIMEDTSVPRNIRRAAEESRDLLAKDDDEPTIRASTVISILDEISNDPNIPIHARTLIWNVLSELESIRTD from the coding sequence ATGAGTAAAGAAGCATTTGATCGTTGTAACCAAATTTTACAGCACATAATGGAAGATACAAGCGTTCCAAGGAATATTAGACGAGCTGCAGAAGAATCAAGGGATTTATTAGCTAAGGATGATGATGAACCAACCATACGTGCAAGTACAGTTATTTCCATACTTGATGAAATAAGCAACGACCCAAACATTCCTATACACGCAAGAACACTTATATGGAACGTGTTAAGCGAGCTTGAGTCAATTCGCACTGATTAA
- a CDS encoding class II aldolase/adducin family protein, which translates to MNKKEISESIAAVSNYLYEKGLVPGKSGNISCKFSENGVKKVAITPSGVSLKSVTPEEIVIVDMDGNKIDEVMNQNNKRDKKPSSEVFMHLKVYKNRNDVKSVVHTHSPIATGFAFAGVEIKRLEGFGPIENTVIPLVDYAAPGTMDLAENVAKGMEKEDIVSLKNHGIVACGENLDEAALLTEFVEESAKIQFVTSLISAN; encoded by the coding sequence ATGAATAAAAAAGAAATTTCAGAAAGCATAGCTGCAGTTTCAAATTATTTATATGAAAAGGGACTTGTTCCGGGTAAATCAGGTAATATAAGCTGTAAATTCTCTGAAAATGGGGTTAAAAAGGTTGCAATCACACCAAGTGGAGTTTCACTTAAATCAGTAACTCCTGAAGAAATTGTAATTGTGGATATGGATGGAAATAAAATAGATGAGGTTATGAATCAAAATAATAAAAGGGATAAAAAGCCTTCTTCAGAGGTTTTCATGCACCTCAAGGTTTACAAAAACCGGAATGATGTGAAAAGTGTTGTTCACACCCATTCACCAATTGCAACAGGATTTGCATTTGCAGGTGTAGAAATAAAAAGACTTGAGGGTTTTGGACCCATTGAAAATACTGTCATCCCACTGGTAGACTATGCAGCTCCTGGAACAATGGATCTTGCAGAAAATGTTGCAAAGGGAATGGAAAAAGAAGATATTGTAAGTTTAAAAAACCATGGCATTGTTGCCTGTGGTGAAAATTTAGATGAGGCTGCTCTTCTCACGGAATTTGTAGAAGAGAGCGCCAAAATACAGTTTGTAACAAGTTTAATCAGTGCGAATTGA
- a CDS encoding DNA-directed DNA polymerase II small subunit — translation MTDDIILKFANADILINDTAYHKISIQKNSFEFADSLLDDLLRNQRDVFILTEDIVDKYLKNKGHVSSYGTDADINSIVNDIIVSENQDSSTAIKTPQSKLLPSVPFDFHVIKDASKKSYTSGEIKDFSAYFNSRFQKIKGILNKKVELKESYPIKDLVNMNDNVKIIGMVNDIRTTKNNHKIMELEDETGYTNVLIHNDNQKLFEATDKIVRDEVIGITGIKKGNLVIASEVIQPGVPRIEDKEMDFSTVFISDVHIGSSTFLEDAFKRFVKWMNGDFGDEEKREVANDVRYLVIAGDLVDGIGVYPNQEKELTIKDIYGQYEEAARLLGDINDVKIVIAPGNHDACRLAEPQPAIPESYAGDLYKLKNAEFVSNPSVVSLEGINTLIYHGRSFDDMVMTVNGMSHQHTDVVMKELLEKRHLAPIYGERTPLASEFEDHLVIEEIPDIFHTGHVHINAYKRYKGIHIINSGTFQSQTEFQKIYNIVPTCAEVPVLNRGSMKIFKFN, via the coding sequence ATGACTGATGATATTATTCTAAAATTCGCAAACGCCGACATTCTCATAAATGATACGGCTTACCACAAAATAAGTATTCAAAAAAATTCATTTGAATTTGCAGATTCTCTATTGGATGATCTTTTAAGAAATCAGAGGGATGTTTTTATTCTAACTGAAGACATCGTTGACAAGTATCTGAAGAATAAGGGCCATGTAAGTAGCTACGGAACTGACGCAGATATCAACAGCATAGTCAATGATATCATAGTTTCTGAAAATCAGGATTCCAGTACCGCGATCAAAACCCCTCAGAGCAAGCTCCTGCCCAGTGTTCCCTTTGATTTTCATGTTATAAAGGATGCAAGTAAAAAGTCCTACACGAGTGGTGAAATAAAGGACTTTTCAGCCTACTTCAACAGCAGGTTTCAGAAGATCAAGGGGATTCTGAACAAGAAGGTGGAGTTGAAGGAAAGTTACCCCATCAAAGATCTTGTGAACATGAACGATAACGTTAAGATCATTGGGATGGTGAACGACATCAGGACCACCAAGAACAATCATAAGATAATGGAATTAGAGGATGAAACAGGTTACACCAATGTTCTCATACACAACGACAACCAGAAGCTCTTCGAAGCCACAGACAAAATAGTTAGGGACGAAGTCATTGGAATTACTGGAATCAAAAAGGGAAATCTTGTAATAGCATCAGAAGTTATACAACCAGGAGTTCCCAGGATAGAAGATAAAGAGATGGACTTTTCAACCGTGTTTATTTCTGATGTGCATATAGGAAGTTCAACCTTCCTTGAAGATGCCTTCAAAAGGTTTGTGAAATGGATGAATGGGGATTTTGGTGATGAAGAGAAGCGGGAAGTTGCCAACGATGTTAGGTACCTTGTTATAGCAGGGGATCTTGTTGATGGAATTGGTGTTTACCCCAACCAGGAGAAGGAACTCACAATAAAGGATATCTACGGTCAGTACGAAGAAGCTGCAAGGCTTTTAGGGGATATAAATGATGTTAAAATAGTAATTGCACCTGGAAACCACGATGCATGCCGTCTTGCAGAGCCCCAGCCAGCAATACCTGAAAGCTATGCAGGAGACCTTTACAAGCTCAAAAATGCAGAATTTGTAAGTAACCCATCTGTTGTGAGCCTTGAAGGTATAAATACTTTGATATACCATGGAAGAAGCTTTGACGACATGGTCATGACTGTAAATGGAATGTCACATCAGCACACCGATGTTGTGATGAAGGAACTCCTTGAAAAAAGGCACCTTGCACCGATATATGGTGAAAGAACCCCCCTTGCATCTGAATTTGAAGACCATTTGGTGATAGAGGAAATTCCAGACATATTCCACACGGGCCATGTTCACATAAACGCCTACAAACGGTACAAAGGGATCCATATAATAAATTCAGGGACATTCCAGTCACAGACTGAGTTCCAGAAGATTTACAACATTGTACCAACATGTGCTGAAGTTCCTGTGCTCAACAGAGGCAGTATGAAGATATTTAAGTTCAACTAA